A stretch of the Haloplanus aerogenes genome encodes the following:
- a CDS encoding metallophosphoesterase, producing MSLVEPVPGEPAAVADCGAERALVVADYHAGIEIGLRYERGVELPSDADARRERLCSLCDRTAPDRVVVLGDLVHRIGDPGRGERDEVGALLDALDARNVPLTLVPGNHDGGVADAYDERLDVADAGGLRLGDVGFVHGHTWPDRAVLGARTVCMGHEHPQVRLEDEVGGGRAEKAWLRGPLRLDPFADHFDVAPASLGWGRPELVVFPAFNDRSGGTWINVEGQSFLSPFLPEALDDDAEAYLLDGTRLGAYRRV from the coding sequence ATGTCGCTCGTCGAGCCGGTACCCGGCGAACCGGCCGCCGTCGCGGACTGCGGTGCCGAACGCGCGCTCGTCGTCGCGGACTACCACGCCGGCATCGAGATTGGCCTCCGGTACGAGCGCGGGGTCGAACTCCCCAGCGACGCCGACGCGCGTCGGGAGCGGCTCTGCTCGCTCTGTGACCGCACTGCGCCGGACCGCGTGGTCGTCCTCGGCGACCTCGTCCACCGGATCGGCGACCCGGGACGGGGCGAACGCGACGAGGTGGGCGCCCTGCTCGATGCCCTCGACGCCCGGAACGTACCGCTGACGCTCGTCCCCGGCAACCACGACGGGGGCGTGGCGGACGCCTACGACGAGCGGCTGGACGTGGCCGACGCCGGCGGCCTGCGCCTCGGCGACGTGGGCTTCGTCCACGGGCACACGTGGCCCGACCGGGCCGTCCTCGGCGCGCGGACGGTCTGTATGGGGCACGAACACCCGCAAGTTCGGCTGGAAGACGAGGTGGGTGGCGGCCGGGCGGAGAAGGCGTGGCTCCGGGGCCCGCTCCGTCTCGACCCCTTCGCCGACCACTTCGACGTGGCGCCCGCGTCGCTCGGCTGGGGGCGGCCGGAACTCGTCGTCTTCCCCGCGTTCAACGACCGGTCGGGGGGGACGTGGATCAACGTCGAAGGCCAGTCGTTCCTCTCGCCGTTTCTGCCCGAGGCGCTCGACGACGACGCGGAGGCGTACCTGCTCGACGGGACGCGATTGGGCGCGTATCGGCGGGTCTGA
- a CDS encoding AAA family ATPase: MNERGGIELTVRSAEKRDAGRGIARLPEAARKRLGVLSGDAVTIEGERETVAKLWPARAGVPGDAIMIDAGTRADAGVAVGDTVRVRRASVADADSITLSAPEGIDADRESVRRELRRTIESRPLRDGDRVRVDSLGADPFVVVETRPEGAVRTTDGTEVRLVGGNGSGADRASASSGEPVDVSDEGSATTPPTLGGGEAAGRPATGVTYEDIGGLDDELDLVREMIELPLAEPELFVRLGVSPPKGVLLYGPPGTGKTLIAKAVANEVDATFISVSGPEIVSKYKGDSEERLRTVFERAREEAPTIVFFDEIDSVAPKREDGGGMEDRIVGQLLSLMDGLEARGEVIVIGATNRIDDLDPALRRGGRFDREIEIGVPGVAGRREILDVHTRRVPMTDDVNLDRLASHTHGFVGADLESLVTEAAMSALRRAKREGTQTADIQVTRDDFETAMASVDPSAMREYVSEAPTEGFESVGGLDEAKATLERAVTWPLTYGPLFEAADADPPSGVLLYGPPGTGKTLLARAIAAESEVNFVRVQGPELLDRYVGESEKAVREVFARARQTAPAIVFFDEIDAVATDRDRAGNEVTERVVSQLLTEFDAVADNPNLIVLAATNRKDALDPALLRAGRLESHVEVPAPDEPARRAILDVHTRAKPLTDDVDLDDLAARTAGYSGADLAAVCREAAMLAVRAVADAYPGPEANEHADEVSLTAAHFAAALESVSPSLD; encoded by the coding sequence ATGAACGAGCGCGGCGGCATCGAACTCACGGTTCGGAGCGCGGAGAAACGGGACGCGGGCCGTGGCATCGCCCGTCTCCCGGAGGCCGCCCGGAAGCGACTCGGCGTGTTGAGCGGCGACGCAGTCACCATCGAGGGCGAACGCGAGACGGTCGCGAAACTCTGGCCGGCACGGGCCGGCGTGCCCGGTGACGCCATCATGATCGACGCGGGGACGCGTGCGGACGCCGGCGTGGCCGTCGGCGACACCGTCCGCGTGCGACGCGCGAGCGTCGCCGACGCCGATTCCATCACGCTCTCGGCGCCCGAGGGAATCGACGCCGACCGCGAGTCGGTGCGGCGCGAACTCCGGCGGACCATCGAGAGCCGCCCGCTCCGCGACGGCGACCGTGTCCGGGTCGACAGCCTCGGTGCCGATCCGTTCGTGGTCGTCGAGACACGTCCCGAAGGTGCCGTTCGAACGACCGACGGAACCGAGGTGCGACTGGTCGGTGGCAACGGGAGCGGTGCGGACCGAGCATCCGCCTCGAGCGGTGAGCCGGTCGACGTGAGCGACGAGGGATCGGCCACGACGCCCCCGACGCTCGGAGGTGGCGAGGCTGCCGGCCGCCCGGCGACGGGCGTCACCTACGAGGATATCGGCGGCCTCGACGACGAACTCGACCTCGTACGGGAGATGATCGAACTCCCGCTGGCGGAGCCGGAACTGTTCGTCCGCCTCGGTGTCTCCCCGCCGAAGGGCGTCCTGCTCTACGGCCCGCCGGGGACGGGCAAGACGCTGATCGCCAAGGCGGTCGCCAACGAGGTAGATGCCACTTTCATCTCCGTCTCCGGCCCCGAAATCGTCTCGAAGTACAAGGGCGACAGCGAGGAGCGCCTGCGGACGGTGTTCGAACGCGCCCGCGAGGAGGCGCCGACCATCGTCTTCTTCGACGAAATCGACTCCGTCGCGCCGAAACGCGAGGACGGCGGCGGGATGGAGGATCGGATCGTCGGCCAACTCCTCTCCCTGATGGACGGCCTCGAAGCCCGGGGCGAGGTGATCGTCATCGGGGCGACTAACCGCATCGACGACCTCGATCCCGCCCTCCGTCGCGGCGGCCGGTTCGACCGCGAGATCGAGATCGGCGTGCCCGGCGTCGCCGGCCGCCGAGAGATTCTCGACGTACACACGCGCCGCGTGCCGATGACCGACGACGTGAATCTGGACCGCCTCGCCAGCCACACCCACGGGTTCGTCGGCGCCGACCTCGAATCGCTCGTGACCGAAGCCGCGATGTCGGCCCTCCGCCGCGCCAAACGCGAGGGGACGCAGACGGCCGACATCCAGGTGACCCGCGACGACTTCGAGACGGCGATGGCGAGCGTCGACCCCAGCGCCATGCGCGAGTACGTCTCCGAGGCGCCGACCGAAGGGTTCGAGTCGGTCGGCGGCCTCGACGAGGCGAAAGCCACCCTCGAACGCGCCGTGACGTGGCCGCTCACCTACGGTCCCCTGTTCGAGGCGGCGGACGCCGACCCGCCCTCGGGCGTCCTGCTCTACGGCCCGCCGGGGACGGGCAAGACCCTCCTCGCCCGCGCCATCGCCGCCGAGAGCGAGGTGAACTTCGTCCGCGTGCAGGGGCCCGAGTTGCTGGATCGCTACGTCGGCGAGAGCGAGAAAGCCGTGCGGGAAGTGTTCGCCCGCGCCCGTCAGACCGCGCCAGCCATCGTCTTCTTCGACGAAATCGACGCCGTGGCGACGGACCGCGACCGCGCCGGCAACGAGGTGACCGAGCGCGTCGTCTCCCAGTTGCTGACGGAGTTCGACGCCGTCGCGGACAACCCCAACCTGATCGTCCTCGCGGCGACGAACCGGAAGGACGCACTCGATCCCGCACTCCTGCGCGCCGGGCGTCTGGAGTCCCACGTCGAGGTACCGGCGCCGGACGAACCCGCCCGCCGTGCCATCCTCGACGTTCACACCCGTGCCAAGCCACTTACCGACGACGTGGACCTCGACGACCTCGCCGCTCGCACGGCGGGGTACTCGGGTGCCGACCTCGCGGCCGTCTGCCGGGAGGCGGCCATGCTCGCGGTGCGGGCCGTGGCCGACGCCTACCCCGGCCCCGAGGCCAACGAACACGCGGACGAGGTGTCGCTGACGGCCGCACACTTCGCGGCCGCGCTGGAGAGCGTGTCGCCGTCGCTCGACTAG
- a CDS encoding YqjF family protein, whose protein sequence is MRSLLSMRWDDVLFAHWPVDPGVVAPTLPDGLDVDTHDGDAYLGIVGFRMRSIRPRGVPVGLSFPELNLRTYVRSAAGPGVYFYNLDAADPIGVTLARGLFRLPYYRAKMQVEDRPDGIRFRSRRTHRGASSARFDATYRPAGAADTVDSDSLDAFLTERYRFYTESDGGRLYRGEVDHPPWELRDATLTIRENTLFEANGFDRPEGDPRVRYSPGSDVTAGRICRVP, encoded by the coding sequence ATGCGCTCGCTCCTCTCGATGCGCTGGGACGACGTCCTCTTCGCCCACTGGCCAGTCGATCCGGGCGTCGTCGCGCCGACGCTCCCCGACGGCCTCGACGTGGACACCCACGATGGCGACGCCTACCTCGGTATCGTCGGATTTCGGATGCGGTCGATCCGGCCGCGGGGCGTGCCGGTCGGCCTCTCCTTTCCCGAACTGAACCTTCGAACGTACGTCCGGTCGGCGGCGGGGCCGGGCGTCTACTTCTACAACCTCGACGCCGCCGACCCCATCGGCGTGACGCTGGCCCGCGGTCTGTTCCGACTCCCGTACTACCGCGCGAAGATGCAAGTCGAGGACCGCCCGGACGGGATTCGGTTCCGGAGTCGGCGCACCCACCGCGGCGCGTCGTCGGCACGGTTCGACGCCACGTACCGGCCGGCGGGCGCGGCAGACACCGTCGACTCGGACTCGCTCGACGCCTTCCTCACCGAGCGCTACCGCTTCTACACGGAGAGCGACGGCGGCCGCCTCTACCGTGGCGAGGTCGACCACCCGCCGTGGGAGTTGCGCGACGCGACGCTCACGATTCGGGAGAACACGCTCTTCGAGGCGAACGGGTTCGACCGTCCCGAGGGCGACCCGCGCGTTCGGTACAGTCCCGGGAGCGACGTGACCGCGGGGCGAATCTGCCGAGTGCCGTGA
- a CDS encoding RPA family protein — MSANDDSGPGRREVAHRLFAAEFDDATVSYAESDEERAPKYVVTPTGARVNRMFAVGVLTEVESVNEDVLRARVVDPTGAFVSYAGQYQPDAAAFFERTGPPTFVALTGKARTFEPEDSDRVYTSVRPESVSEVDAETRDRWTVSAAEATLRRVAAMADALSMDVRGDDLRAALLDRGYDESLAAGIPIALDRYGTTVAYLDAVREVALDALEVVAGDRDEVRALDVAPDDAGTTSLGPLPEAVRREPVTDAAPAPDDGTSATTTAESGAGEANADAVSTSDDTAAESAADPVSEPASVSAEATAESGGDAEAVSAEPASTTEPESEPEPEPEPEPESEPEPEPEPESEPELEPDPEPEPEPESEPEPEPEPESEPEPEPDPEPEPEPEPEPESEPTTDDTPGELGDFDDGDLYELDDEERREVEEEFDVGFESGAEVDDPGEADIDVPGPEELEEDFDEVDADAESAADDEPSETEEASDETPADVDLEAAAVDAMADLDDGDGAPHDEVVAAVVEEYGADPGAVADAIDDALMSGKCYEPSEDRLKAI, encoded by the coding sequence ATGAGCGCGAACGACGACTCCGGCCCCGGCCGCCGCGAGGTGGCTCACCGCCTGTTCGCCGCGGAGTTCGACGATGCCACCGTCTCTTACGCCGAGAGCGACGAGGAGCGCGCGCCGAAGTACGTCGTCACGCCCACCGGCGCGCGGGTGAACCGGATGTTCGCCGTGGGGGTTCTCACGGAGGTCGAGTCGGTCAACGAGGACGTCCTCCGAGCGCGGGTGGTCGACCCCACGGGGGCGTTCGTCTCCTACGCTGGACAGTACCAGCCCGACGCCGCCGCGTTCTTCGAACGGACGGGGCCGCCGACGTTCGTCGCGCTCACGGGCAAGGCCCGGACGTTCGAACCCGAAGACAGCGACCGGGTGTACACGTCGGTTCGTCCGGAGAGCGTCTCGGAAGTCGACGCCGAGACGCGCGACCGTTGGACCGTCTCGGCCGCCGAGGCGACGCTCCGCCGCGTCGCGGCGATGGCCGACGCCCTGTCGATGGACGTGCGGGGCGACGACCTGCGCGCGGCCCTGCTGGACCGCGGCTACGACGAATCGCTGGCGGCGGGCATCCCCATCGCCCTCGACCGCTACGGAACGACGGTCGCGTATCTCGACGCCGTCCGCGAAGTCGCGCTCGATGCGCTGGAAGTCGTCGCGGGCGACCGTGACGAGGTCCGCGCGCTCGACGTGGCGCCGGACGACGCGGGCACCACGTCGCTCGGCCCGCTGCCCGAAGCGGTGCGTCGGGAGCCAGTCACGGACGCGGCGCCGGCGCCCGACGACGGGACGAGTGCCACCACGACAGCCGAGTCGGGCGCCGGGGAAGCGAACGCCGACGCGGTATCGACGAGCGACGACACGGCGGCCGAATCGGCAGCCGACCCCGTATCCGAGCCGGCGTCGGTGTCGGCCGAGGCGACAGCCGAATCCGGAGGTGACGCGGAAGCGGTGTCGGCGGAACCAGCCTCGACGACGGAGCCGGAATCCGAGCCGGAACCGGAACCGGAACCCGAACCGGAGTCGGAGCCTGAACCGGAACCTGAACCGGAGTCGGAGCCTGAACTGGAACCCGACCCCGAGCCGGAGCCTGAACCGGAGTCGGAGCCTGAACCGGAACCTGAACCGGAGTCGGAGCCTGAACCGGAACCCGACCCCGAGCCGGAGCCTGAACCGGAACCCGAACCGGAGTCGGAGCCGACGACCGACGACACCCCCGGCGAACTCGGCGACTTCGACGACGGCGACCTCTACGAACTCGACGACGAGGAGCGCCGCGAGGTCGAGGAGGAGTTCGACGTGGGCTTCGAGAGCGGCGCCGAGGTCGACGACCCGGGCGAAGCCGACATCGACGTGCCGGGCCCGGAGGAGTTGGAGGAGGACTTCGACGAGGTGGACGCCGACGCCGAGTCGGCGGCAGACGACGAGCCGAGCGAGACAGAGGAGGCGAGCGACGAGACTCCGGCCGACGTGGACCTCGAAGCCGCGGCGGTCGACGCCATGGCCGACCTCGACGACGGCGACGGTGCGCCCCACGACGAAGTCGTCGCCGCGGTGGTCGAGGAGTACGGTGCCGATCCGGGCGCCGTCGCGGACGCCATCGACGACGCCCTCATGAGCGGGAAGTGCTACGAACCGAGCGAGGATCGGTTGAAGGCGATTTAG
- a CDS encoding YqjF family protein — protein MPPILTVTGRDVLFAHWPLDPATVESHVPDALDVATFDGSAWVSALALENRGFGPGTIRPPPWLERGMPQLNLRTYVTLDGQSGVYFLSLDAGERLAAWVGRRAFGLPFHRASMRLTRRGDTVTFRSRRDGEPSTVFQARYRPTGEAYQADPDSIESFCIEHLRYFLPESESRHIGNAGRGRVWVGELDREPWTLRPVDATIRRNTLFEAVGLPTPTTDPVVQYSPGFEMELARPVARSVS, from the coding sequence GTGCCACCCATCCTCACCGTCACCGGGCGCGACGTGTTGTTCGCCCACTGGCCCCTCGATCCGGCGACCGTCGAGTCGCACGTTCCGGACGCGCTCGACGTGGCGACGTTCGACGGATCGGCGTGGGTGAGCGCGCTCGCACTGGAGAATCGGGGCTTCGGCCCGGGGACGATCCGACCCCCGCCGTGGCTGGAGCGGGGGATGCCACAACTCAACCTGCGGACGTACGTGACGCTCGATGGCCAGTCGGGCGTCTACTTCCTCTCGCTCGACGCCGGGGAGCGACTGGCCGCGTGGGTCGGCCGGCGGGCCTTCGGCCTCCCCTTCCACCGCGCGTCGATGCGGCTGACACGCCGTGGCGATACGGTGACGTTTCGGAGCCGACGCGACGGGGAGCCGTCGACGGTCTTTCAGGCGCGGTATCGACCGACAGGGGAGGCGTACCAAGCCGATCCGGACTCCATCGAGTCGTTCTGTATCGAGCATCTCCGGTACTTCCTGCCGGAGAGCGAGAGTCGGCACATCGGAAACGCGGGGCGCGGGCGCGTGTGGGTCGGCGAACTCGACCGGGAGCCGTGGACGCTCCGGCCGGTCGACGCGACCATCCGACGGAACACGCTCTTCGAGGCGGTCGGCCTGCCGACGCCGACCACCGATCCGGTCGTGCAGTACAGTCCGGGGTTCGAGATGGAGTTGGCGCGCCCCGTCGCGCGGTCGGTATCGTAG
- a CDS encoding DEAD/DEAH box helicase, producing the protein MADATLDGMDAFTHLGERVRSALSERGFSTPTEPQRRAIPPLAAGENALVLAPTGTGKTETAMLPVFDAIHRAEDRFGISALYVTPLRALNRDMRERLDWWGEYLDVEVDVRHGDTTQYQRGKQADDPPDVLVTTPETLQAMLTGEKLRKALEDVEHVIVDEVHELASSKRGAQLTVGLERLRNLAGPFQRIGLSATVGSPAEVGKFLTGDRGCTLVEVDAGTNVEFRVRNPEPTDEDERLAGELATDVDIASHVRAIRDIVAENQSTLVFVNTRQTAEALGSRFKRLDAPIGVHHGSLSKEARIEVEEAFKTGEIDGLVCTSSMELGIDVGRVDHVVQYGSPREVARLLQRVGRAGHRRDAVSEGTILVDHPDDTFEALAIARRAVAGEVEPAAIHHGSLDVVANQIVGCVMDHGEVSAREAYETLTRAYPFRDLSESQFREVVRELSGNRLLWLEEDADRLEKSGGTWRYFYANLSMIPDEETYEVYDLSSRETIGTLDEKFVLNFATPGEVFIQRGEMWRITEVDEEETKVDVTPIEDPAGEVPSWTGSEIPVPAAVAGEVGQMRGVATGQFDRGADRAAVAREFLPRYPGDERTVSEALAPVERQVETDAPTPTDDRIVVEGQGRTVVVNAAFGHEVNETLGRLCSALVGQRTGSSVGMEVDPYRIELEVPGRTGPSDVIGVLESTDPAHVEGLLELALKNSGTLKFTLAQVAAKFGALKRYQGQGRFGADRLLAALEDTPVYDEAVREVFHTDLAVDEAADVLARIQSGDIDLVTARELTPIGTGGRSSGRELLVPENADASVVGTLKERIHEDRVILACLHCTEWTRKTKVKRVPDQPRCPECESTRIAALNPWDEEVVKAVRANEKDDEQERMTERAYRSANLVQSHGKQAVVAMAARGVGPHNAARIIAKLRENEADFYRDILEQERQYARTQSFWD; encoded by the coding sequence ATGGCAGACGCGACGCTCGACGGGATGGACGCCTTCACCCACCTCGGCGAGCGGGTCCGGTCGGCGCTCTCCGAGCGGGGGTTCTCGACACCCACGGAGCCACAGCGCCGGGCGATTCCTCCCCTCGCGGCTGGCGAGAATGCCCTCGTCCTCGCGCCGACGGGGACGGGGAAGACGGAGACGGCGATGCTGCCGGTGTTCGACGCCATCCACCGCGCCGAGGACCGCTTCGGCATCTCCGCGCTCTACGTCACGCCCCTCCGCGCGCTCAACCGCGATATGCGCGAACGCCTCGACTGGTGGGGCGAGTACCTCGACGTGGAAGTGGACGTACGCCACGGCGACACCACGCAGTACCAGCGGGGCAAGCAGGCCGACGACCCGCCGGACGTGTTGGTGACGACCCCCGAGACGTTGCAGGCGATGCTGACCGGCGAGAAGTTGCGGAAAGCGCTCGAAGACGTGGAACACGTGATCGTCGACGAGGTCCACGAACTCGCGTCGTCGAAGCGGGGCGCGCAGTTGACGGTGGGGTTGGAGCGCCTCCGGAATCTGGCCGGCCCCTTCCAGCGCATCGGCCTCTCCGCGACGGTCGGCTCACCGGCGGAAGTGGGCAAGTTCCTGACCGGCGACCGGGGCTGTACGCTCGTCGAAGTCGACGCCGGCACCAACGTCGAGTTCCGGGTTCGGAACCCGGAGCCGACCGACGAGGACGAACGCCTCGCCGGCGAACTCGCCACCGACGTGGACATCGCCAGCCACGTCCGAGCGATACGTGACATCGTCGCCGAGAACCAGTCGACGCTGGTGTTCGTCAACACGCGCCAGACCGCCGAAGCGCTGGGCTCGCGGTTCAAGCGCCTCGACGCACCTATCGGCGTCCACCACGGGTCGCTCTCGAAGGAGGCCCGGATCGAGGTCGAGGAGGCGTTCAAGACGGGCGAGATCGACGGTCTCGTCTGTACCTCCTCCATGGAACTCGGCATCGACGTGGGGCGGGTGGACCACGTCGTCCAGTACGGGAGTCCCCGGGAGGTGGCGCGTTTGCTGCAGCGGGTCGGCCGCGCCGGCCACCGCCGCGACGCGGTATCGGAGGGGACGATCCTCGTCGATCACCCGGACGACACCTTCGAAGCCCTCGCCATCGCTCGCCGGGCGGTAGCGGGGGAGGTCGAACCCGCCGCGATCCACCACGGCAGCCTCGACGTGGTCGCCAATCAGATCGTCGGCTGCGTGATGGATCACGGCGAGGTCAGTGCCCGCGAGGCCTACGAGACGCTGACGCGGGCGTATCCCTTCCGCGACCTCTCCGAATCCCAGTTCCGCGAGGTGGTGCGGGAGCTGTCGGGCAACCGCCTCCTGTGGTTAGAGGAGGACGCCGACCGGCTGGAGAAGTCGGGCGGCACGTGGCGGTACTTCTACGCCAACCTCTCGATGATCCCCGACGAGGAGACCTACGAGGTGTACGACCTCTCCTCACGGGAGACCATCGGGACGCTCGACGAGAAGTTCGTCCTCAACTTCGCGACGCCGGGCGAGGTGTTCATCCAGCGGGGCGAGATGTGGCGCATCACGGAAGTCGACGAGGAGGAGACCAAAGTCGACGTGACGCCAATCGAGGACCCCGCAGGCGAGGTGCCGTCGTGGACGGGATCGGAGATTCCGGTCCCGGCCGCCGTCGCTGGCGAGGTGGGGCAGATGCGCGGCGTCGCAACCGGGCAGTTCGACCGCGGCGCCGACCGCGCGGCCGTCGCCCGCGAGTTCCTGCCCCGATATCCGGGTGACGAGCGCACCGTGAGTGAGGCACTCGCCCCCGTCGAGCGACAGGTCGAGACGGACGCCCCGACGCCGACGGACGACCGCATCGTCGTCGAGGGGCAGGGTCGGACCGTCGTCGTCAACGCCGCGTTCGGCCACGAGGTGAACGAGACGCTCGGGCGGCTCTGCTCCGCCCTCGTCGGCCAGCGCACCGGGTCCTCCGTGGGCATGGAGGTCGACCCCTACCGGATCGAACTGGAAGTCCCCGGGCGGACGGGGCCGAGCGACGTGATCGGCGTACTGGAGTCGACCGATCCCGCTCACGTCGAAGGCCTCCTCGAACTCGCCCTGAAGAACTCGGGGACGCTGAAGTTCACGCTCGCGCAGGTGGCCGCGAAGTTCGGCGCGCTCAAGCGGTATCAGGGACAGGGTCGCTTCGGCGCCGACCGCCTGCTGGCCGCCTTGGAGGACACGCCTGTCTACGACGAGGCGGTCCGCGAGGTGTTCCACACCGACCTCGCCGTCGACGAGGCGGCCGACGTGTTAGCGCGTATCCAGTCCGGCGACATCGACCTAGTCACGGCGCGGGAGTTGACGCCCATCGGCACCGGCGGACGGTCGAGCGGGCGCGAACTCCTCGTCCCCGAGAACGCGGACGCGAGCGTCGTCGGGACGCTGAAAGAGCGCATCCACGAGGATCGGGTGATCCTCGCTTGCCTCCACTGTACGGAGTGGACGCGGAAGACGAAAGTGAAACGCGTCCCCGACCAGCCCCGGTGTCCGGAGTGTGAGTCGACGCGTATCGCCGCGCTCAATCCGTGGGACGAGGAGGTGGTCAAGGCCGTGCGCGCAAACGAGAAGGACGACGAACAGGAACGGATGACTGAGCGGGCCTACCGCTCGGCCAATCTGGTGCAGAGCCACGGCAAGCAGGCGGTCGTCGCCATGGCCGCCCGGGGCGTCGGCCCCCACAACGCCGCCAGGATCATCGCCAAACTCCGCGAAAACGAGGCCGACTTCTACCGCGATATTCTCGAACAAGAGCGCCAGTACGCTCGGACGCAGTCGTTCTGGGACTAG
- a CDS encoding Single-stranded DNA binding protein, translating to MQLDDHAEELASNLGVDKAEVKDDLESLLEYNVPVEEAKASIRRKHGGDSSSSASAPTAKSLADVTPEDGSVTATVRVLTKGTRSIRYQGEDQIIREGEFADDTGRISYTAWEEFDFEPGDSITVGNANVREWEGKPELNLGTNTTVATASEPVETPYDVGGDRDLIDLEPGDRGRAVEVVVQELDRRTIDGRDGETEILSGVVADETARLPLTDWDPHADIEEGASVRLEDVYVREYRGVPQVNVTEFSTVERLDREVSAPSTAPRMGIGEAVTSGGLFDVELVGNVIEVRDGSGLIERCPECGRVVQNGQCRAHGDVEGEDDLRVKAILDDGTGTVTAVLDTDLTAAVYGGDIEDAKQAARDAMDKEVVADEIRDRIVGREYRVRGSLSVDEYGANLDADEFAESADDPADRASELLAGVAR from the coding sequence ATGCAACTCGACGATCATGCCGAGGAACTCGCCTCCAACCTCGGCGTAGACAAAGCGGAGGTCAAAGACGATCTGGAGAGCCTGCTGGAGTACAACGTACCGGTCGAGGAAGCCAAGGCGAGCATCCGCCGGAAACACGGCGGCGACAGTAGTTCGTCGGCGTCGGCGCCGACGGCCAAATCGCTGGCCGACGTGACGCCGGAGGACGGCTCCGTCACCGCGACGGTCCGGGTGTTGACCAAGGGCACCCGCTCCATCCGGTATCAGGGCGAGGATCAGATCATCCGCGAGGGCGAGTTCGCGGACGACACGGGCCGCATCTCCTACACCGCGTGGGAGGAGTTCGACTTCGAACCCGGTGACTCCATCACCGTCGGCAACGCGAACGTCCGCGAGTGGGAAGGCAAGCCCGAACTCAACCTCGGGACGAACACCACCGTCGCGACGGCCTCGGAGCCGGTCGAGACGCCGTACGACGTGGGCGGCGACCGCGACCTGATCGACCTCGAACCCGGCGACCGTGGCCGGGCGGTCGAGGTGGTCGTGCAGGAACTCGACCGCCGGACCATCGACGGCCGCGACGGCGAGACGGAGATTCTGTCGGGCGTCGTCGCGGACGAGACGGCACGGCTCCCTCTCACGGACTGGGACCCGCACGCCGACATCGAGGAGGGCGCGTCCGTCCGCCTCGAAGACGTGTACGTTCGAGAGTACCGCGGCGTGCCGCAGGTGAACGTCACCGAGTTCTCGACGGTCGAGCGGCTGGACCGCGAGGTTTCCGCGCCGTCGACGGCCCCGCGGATGGGCATCGGCGAGGCCGTCACGAGCGGCGGCCTGTTCGACGTGGAACTCGTCGGCAACGTCATCGAGGTGCGTGACGGCTCCGGCCTGATCGAGCGGTGTCCGGAGTGTGGCCGCGTCGTCCAGAACGGCCAGTGCCGCGCCCACGGCGACGTGGAGGGCGAGGACGACCTGCGCGTGAAGGCCATCCTCGACGACGGCACGGGGACGGTGACGGCCGTCCTCGACACCGACCTGACCGCCGCGGTGTACGGCGGCGACATCGAGGACGCGAAGCAGGCGGCCCGGGACGCGATGGACAAGGAAGTCGTCGCCGACGAAATCCGCGACCGGATCGTCGGCCGCGAGTACCGCGTCCGCGGGTCGCTCTCGGTGGACGAGTACGGCGCCAACCTCGACGCCGACGAGTTCGCGGAGAGCGCAGACGACCCGGCTGACCGTGCCAGCGAACTCCTCGCGGGGGTGGCGCGATGA
- a CDS encoding DUF7835 family putative zinc beta-ribbon protein: protein MASKTRQTTTTTEYCDECGKAQPIEVSISILTESPTRENSAFSREPYRIVECRVCGEVTKTRMNDV from the coding sequence ATGGCAAGTAAAACCCGACAGACGACCACGACGACCGAATACTGCGACGAGTGCGGGAAAGCACAGCCGATCGAGGTCTCGATATCGATTCTCACGGAGAGTCCCACACGGGAGAATTCGGCGTTTTCGCGGGAACCCTATCGGATCGTGGAGTGCCGGGTCTGTGGCGAGGTCACGAAAACGCGGATGAACGACGTCTAG